One segment of Candidatus Micropelagos thuwalensis DNA contains the following:
- a CDS encoding UPF0262 family protein, translated as MNDAPEDSPNRIVHLSLDDPALIARNPDVEHERRVAIFDLLEENSFSPKDCAPGPYRVTLSLTEKGLNFRLCDLEDNLLKDIELSLMSFRRLVKDYFLICENYYQAIRSASPDKIETIDMGRRALHNEGSTLLQEKLSDVITMDFDTARRLFTLICVLQMRG; from the coding sequence ATGAATGACGCACCGGAAGATAGCCCGAATAGAATTGTTCATCTATCTTTGGATGATCCCGCGCTGATTGCCCGAAATCCTGATGTTGAACATGAACGCCGTGTTGCTATTTTCGATTTGCTGGAAGAAAACAGTTTTTCGCCTAAAGACTGCGCACCCGGCCCCTATCGTGTCACACTTTCTCTCACCGAAAAGGGTCTTAATTTCCGTCTGTGTGACCTTGAGGATAACCTTTTGAAGGATATTGAACTTTCTCTGATGAGTTTCCGGCGGCTTGTGAAGGATTATTTCCTGATTTGTGAAAATTATTATCAGGCGATCCGGTCTGCTTCGCCCGATAAAATTGAAACAATAGATATGGGACGCAGAGCCCTGCATAATGAAGGCTCAACCTTACTTCAAGAGAAGTTGTCAGATGTGATTACAATGGATTTTGATACGGCACGTCGCCTTTTTACCCTGATTTGCGTATTGCAAATGAGGGGTTGA
- the hisD gene encoding histidinol dehydrogenase: MVLRLNKTDTDFDSDFTRLLNMKREQDEDVNLAVSDIINDVRERGDAALCDYTQRFDRNDMTPEMLRVSADEIDRAEAECEQETLQALDVASKRIADFHARQKPQDERFTDAQGVELGHRWTAVSAAGIYVPGGLASYPSSVLMNALPAKVAGVERLVMVVPMPDGNVNSLVLAAAKRAGVDEIYKVGGAQAVAALAYGTETIQPVDVIVGPGNAYVAAAKKQVFGSVGIDMVAGPSEILVVADSENDPAWIAADLLSQAEHDSVAQSILMTDDEVFAETVCGEVERQLSELPREEIARQSWENFGAVVLVPDLTQDGPVLIDRLAPEHLELAVRDPESLSDNIRNAGAIFLGRYTPEAIGDYIAGPNHVLPTARAARYASGLSVLNFMKRSSLVSCSVDSLREIGMDAIRLAESEGLSAHARSVAIRLNKN, from the coding sequence ATGGTCTTGCGACTAAATAAGACAGATACAGATTTTGACTCTGACTTCACCCGACTTCTTAATATGAAACGGGAACAGGATGAGGACGTCAATCTTGCTGTGAGCGATATTATTAATGATGTTCGCGAACGGGGTGATGCGGCTTTATGTGACTATACACAGCGTTTTGACCGCAATGATATGACCCCAGAGATGTTGCGCGTATCGGCTGATGAGATTGACCGTGCTGAAGCAGAATGTGAGCAAGAAACCCTGCAAGCGCTGGATGTTGCGTCAAAAAGAATTGCGGATTTTCATGCGCGTCAAAAGCCACAGGATGAACGCTTTACAGATGCGCAGGGGGTCGAATTAGGCCATCGCTGGACGGCGGTAAGCGCGGCAGGCATTTATGTACCCGGCGGACTGGCGAGTTATCCCTCATCTGTGTTGATGAACGCATTACCTGCAAAAGTCGCTGGGGTTGAGCGCCTCGTTATGGTTGTTCCTATGCCTGACGGTAATGTTAATTCGCTTGTGCTCGCGGCAGCAAAACGTGCCGGTGTAGATGAGATATATAAAGTCGGCGGGGCGCAAGCCGTTGCAGCGCTTGCTTATGGCACGGAAACAATCCAGCCAGTTGATGTGATTGTCGGCCCGGGCAATGCTTATGTGGCAGCAGCAAAAAAACAGGTTTTTGGAAGTGTTGGCATTGATATGGTTGCGGGCCCTTCGGAAATTTTGGTTGTTGCTGATTCTGAAAATGACCCTGCTTGGATTGCTGCTGATCTTCTATCCCAGGCAGAGCATGACAGCGTGGCGCAATCTATTTTGATGACCGATGATGAGGTGTTTGCTGAAACCGTCTGTGGCGAAGTGGAACGTCAATTAAGTGAATTACCGCGTGAAGAGATTGCCCGTCAAAGCTGGGAAAATTTCGGTGCGGTAGTTCTTGTGCCGGATTTAACACAAGACGGGCCAGTGCTAATTGACCGATTGGCGCCGGAGCATCTTGAACTGGCGGTGAGAGACCCGGAAAGTTTGTCTGATAATATAAGGAATGCCGGTGCTATTTTTCTGGGGCGTTATACGCCGGAAGCTATTGGTGATTACATCGCCGGGCCTAATCACGTCCTGCCGACAGCGCGTGCTGCAAGATATGCATCAGGTCTTTCCGTTTTGAATTTTATGAAACGCAGTTCGCTCGTTTCGTGTTCGGTGGATAGTTTAAGAGAAATTGGAATGGATGCTATTCGTCTAGCTGAGTCCGAGGGGCTTTCTGCGCATGCGCGATCTGTTGCGATAAGATTGAACAAAAACTGA
- a CDS encoding DUF2948 family protein, with protein MSSYKPLHLVACDKDDLKVISAMMQDCIINASDMVFDKSMRLFAVMGNRFCWEVEDEDTQQRVRVGVHFTDVRKVSYRDVEFGRDQILSLLAMEFVAQEPPGGILRIIFSGRSEIRLTIDALNMVMQDVTPGWSASSRPQHDDEPRNEN; from the coding sequence ATGAGCTCATATAAACCGCTTCATCTGGTAGCCTGCGATAAAGATGATTTAAAAGTCATCTCTGCCATGATGCAGGATTGCATTATTAACGCCTCAGATATGGTATTTGATAAATCTATGCGGCTTTTTGCGGTAATGGGGAACCGTTTTTGCTGGGAGGTCGAGGATGAGGATACTCAACAACGGGTAAGGGTAGGGGTGCATTTTACGGATGTGCGTAAGGTTTCCTACCGCGATGTTGAGTTTGGTCGTGATCAGATTTTATCTTTGCTGGCGATGGAATTTGTGGCGCAAGAACCTCCTGGAGGTATTTTGCGTATAATTTTTTCTGGGCGATCTGAAATTCGTCTCACAATAGACGCATTGAATATGGTAATGCAGGATGTTACGCCCGGATGGTCTGCTTCAAGCAGACCACAACATGATGATGAGCCGAGAAACGAGAACTAA
- the murA gene encoding UDP-N-acetylglucosamine 1-carboxyvinyltransferase, with protein MDKIVINGGNRLIGSLPISGSKNAVLPLMILGLLTDETLKLVGTPRLADTTTLGHVLEELGARVELFGQGKGEGLTVHAPNIAQTMASYELVSKMRASFWVIGPLLARCGQARVSLPGGCAIGTRPVNLYLQGLKEMGADIDVVDGYVNAKSISPSNRLTGAQINFPFVSVGATHVMMMAASLADGQTIINNAASEPEVMDVGRCLQAMGARIEGLGTRTLIIDGVEKLNGTTHTVIRDRIEAGAYACAAVASNGEVTLTGADEDLLGALAPVLQQAGATFETKADGLLVKGTLDIRPVNVVTEPYPGFATDLQAPFMGLMCVADGVSHIRETIFENRFMHVQELARLGADIQLQGDTARVTGVQALKGAPVMATDLRASVTLVIAGLIAEGQTTIQRVYHLDRGYENLEKKLSGCGADISRIS; from the coding sequence ATGGATAAAATTGTCATAAATGGCGGCAACAGATTGATCGGCAGTTTACCAATAAGCGGATCAAAAAATGCTGTTTTGCCACTTATGATATTGGGACTTTTGACTGATGAAACGCTCAAGCTTGTGGGTACCCCTCGGCTGGCTGATACAACAACACTCGGCCATGTTTTAGAAGAGTTGGGCGCGCGGGTTGAGCTTTTCGGACAAGGCAAGGGCGAGGGGCTTACAGTTCACGCCCCTAACATTGCACAAACCATGGCTTCATATGAACTGGTGTCAAAGATGCGGGCGAGCTTCTGGGTAATCGGCCCGCTCCTCGCGCGTTGTGGTCAGGCCCGCGTGTCTCTCCCTGGGGGATGTGCGATTGGTACGCGCCCTGTAAATCTTTATTTGCAAGGTCTAAAGGAAATGGGCGCAGATATTGATGTTGTTGATGGCTATGTGAATGCCAAGTCAATCTCGCCATCTAATCGCTTGACCGGCGCACAAATTAATTTTCCCTTCGTTTCTGTGGGGGCTACTCATGTGATGATGATGGCGGCAAGCCTGGCGGACGGGCAAACCATTATCAATAATGCGGCGAGTGAACCTGAGGTTATGGATGTCGGACGATGCTTGCAGGCCATGGGTGCGCGAATTGAAGGGCTGGGGACACGCACACTGATTATTGATGGCGTTGAAAAGTTGAATGGGACGACTCATACTGTTATTCGCGATAGAATTGAGGCGGGCGCCTATGCCTGTGCGGCTGTTGCGTCAAATGGCGAAGTGACGCTAACGGGAGCAGATGAAGATTTGCTGGGGGCTTTAGCGCCTGTGTTGCAACAAGCAGGCGCCACTTTTGAAACAAAAGCTGACGGATTATTGGTCAAAGGCACATTAGATATACGTCCTGTGAATGTCGTGACGGAACCCTATCCGGGTTTTGCCACTGACTTACAGGCACCTTTTATGGGTTTGATGTGCGTTGCGGATGGGGTGAGCCATATTAGAGAAACGATTTTTGAGAATAGATTCATGCATGTGCAAGAACTCGCACGGCTGGGGGCTGACATTCAGCTGCAAGGAGATACGGCGCGGGTAACTGGTGTGCAGGCACTTAAAGGCGCACCCGTTATGGCAACTGATTTGCGTGCCTCGGTGACTTTGGTAATTGCAGGTTTGATTGCCGAAGGCCAGACGACGATACAACGCGTATATCATCTTGATCGAGGTTATGAAAATCTTGAGAAAAAACTGTCTGGCTGTGGAGCGGATATCAGCCGAATTTCTTGA